The genomic stretch CTCCGGGTGGCAATCCAGCGCCAGGTACGCGCCGAGCAGGTCGTCGCGCAGGGCGCGGTCTTCGATGCCGTGCGCCTCCAGGGCGTAATCCAGGCTGTCCGCCGTGACCTGCGCGAAATCGCCGTGCCGCCCCATCAGGCTGCGCAGCCAGGCGTATTGCAGCTGTTTGGCGCGCCACAATTCCGATACCGCTTGCGCCTGTGGGCCGAGGCGCCCGGCGTGGCGTTCCGCCGCCGAGTGCACGTCGAACAAGGTGCCGTAGGCGTCGAACACGCAGGCCGCTATGCGGTCGAACATCGGCGGGCAGTTCCTGGCGCCGGCGCGGTTTGGCGGGCGGGGCTTGTTCTAGGCACGGGTCGGCAGCCTCGATTCGGGTCGGGATCGTTGGCGCAGGGTAACAGACTATCCGCCTCGATCGGAGTATTCTTGCTTGCACGGGCCGGGAAGTCGGCGCTTCGTTCGGCTGGCGCGACGAATCCGGCAACGGCAAGGGGCGGCATGGAAAACGATCAAAGCAATCGCGGCGGCAATCACGGCAGCAATCGCGGCGGCGGCAATCACAGCTCTTACTGGCGCGAAAATATTCGCACCATCGTTATCTGCATGGCGGTCTGGTTCGTCGTCTCTTACGGCTTCGGCATCTTGTTCGCGGACCTGCTGGACCGGATCCGGTTTTTCGGTTTTAAGCTGGGATTCTGGTTCGCGCAACAAGGTTCGATTTACGTGTTCCTCGCGCTCGTCGTGTTCTACGCGCGGCGCATGAATATGCTGGACCGCAAGCATAACGTGGACGAAACGGAATAAGCGCCGTGGAACTGCAAACGATCTCCTTCCTGGTCGTCGGGCTGACGCTGGCGCTGTACATCGGGATCGCGTTCTGGTCCCGCGTCGCCTCCACCGGCGACTTTTACGTCGCCGGCAAACACGTGCATCCCG from Gammaproteobacteria bacterium encodes the following:
- a CDS encoding DUF4212 domain-containing protein; translated protein: MENDQSNRGGNHGSNRGGGNHSSYWRENIRTIVICMAVWFVVSYGFGILFADLLDRIRFFGFKLGFWFAQQGSIYVFLALVVFYARRMNMLDRKHNVDETE